A single window of Deinococcus sp. KSM4-11 DNA harbors:
- the lepB gene encoding signal peptidase I codes for MSDAPPPPVRTAHPLAVAWRTWILGALVPVYVLTTFVGTLARVDGDSMNPTLHTGDVLLLLKYPRWQRTWGLGGSYPRRGDLVVFKAPADSPYAYETVLGVRHRAYNIKRVLALPGDRVAIIDGHVTVNDHPLNEPYAGEGFVQDQPAQTVPVGAVWVMGDNRRLGESLDSRAYGPVALRDVAGPADLRLWPQPGLIPR; via the coding sequence GTGAGCGACGCTCCTCCACCTCCTGTCCGGACGGCCCACCCGCTGGCCGTGGCGTGGCGCACGTGGATTCTGGGCGCGCTGGTGCCGGTGTACGTGCTGACCACCTTCGTGGGCACGCTGGCCCGCGTGGACGGCGACTCCATGAACCCGACCCTGCACACCGGGGACGTGCTGCTGCTGCTGAAATACCCGCGCTGGCAGCGCACGTGGGGTCTCGGCGGATCGTACCCCCGGCGCGGCGATCTGGTGGTCTTCAAGGCCCCGGCAGACAGTCCCTACGCGTACGAGACGGTGCTGGGCGTCCGGCACCGGGCCTACAACATCAAGCGGGTGCTGGCCCTGCCCGGCGACCGCGTGGCGATCATCGACGGTCACGTGACTGTCAATGATCACCCACTGAACGAGCCGTACGCCGGTGAGGGGTTCGTGCAGGATCAGCCCGCCCAGACGGTACCCGTCGGAGCGGTCTGGGTCATGGGCGACAACCGCCGCCTGGGCGAGAGCCTCGACAGCCGCGCCTACGGCCCGGTCGCCCTGCGCGACGTGGCGGGGCCAGCCGATCTGCGCCTGTGGCCGCAGCCGGGCCTGATCCCTCGTTGA
- a CDS encoding aminopeptidase produces the protein MTSERQAALARAQAAYDELRARGLKLNMQRGQPSDADFDLSNGLLGTLGETDLTMDGIDLRNYPGGVAGLPSARKLFAAYLDVKAENVIVWNNASLELQAFVLTFALLHGTRHSTGPWVHQQPKMIVTTPGYDRHFLLLQTLGFELITVDMQPDGPDVDAVERLAANDASIKGVLFVPTYSNPGGETISAAKAARLAGLRAAAPDFTILADDAYRAHHLGDADETVNFVALARDAGFPDRAFVFASTSKITFAGAGLGFVASSEDNIKWMSKYLNAQSIGPNKVEQARHVKFLESYPGGVEGLMRDHAALIAPKFRAVDEVLRAELGQGGEYATWTNPRGGYFSSLDTAYPVAARVVQLAEEAGVSLTPAGATYPSGRDPHNRNIRLAPTRPPLSEVHTAMQAVAACIRLATEEYLAAQTGSNEAALRI, from the coding sequence ATGACGAGTGAGCGGCAGGCGGCGCTGGCCAGGGCACAGGCGGCATACGACGAATTGCGGGCGCGGGGCCTGAAGCTGAACATGCAGCGCGGGCAGCCCTCCGACGCGGATTTCGACCTCAGCAACGGCCTGCTGGGCACACTCGGCGAGACCGACCTCACCATGGACGGCATCGACCTGCGCAACTATCCGGGCGGCGTGGCGGGCCTGCCGAGCGCGCGGAAACTGTTCGCGGCGTACCTGGACGTGAAGGCCGAGAACGTGATCGTGTGGAACAACGCCTCGCTGGAATTGCAGGCCTTCGTGCTGACCTTCGCGCTGCTGCACGGCACGCGCCACAGCACCGGCCCGTGGGTGCACCAGCAGCCGAAGATGATCGTGACCACGCCCGGCTACGACCGCCACTTCCTGCTGCTGCAGACGCTGGGCTTCGAGCTGATCACCGTGGACATGCAGCCGGACGGCCCGGATGTGGACGCCGTGGAGCGGCTCGCGGCGAACGACGCGTCCATCAAGGGCGTCCTGTTCGTGCCCACGTACTCGAATCCGGGCGGCGAGACGATCAGCGCCGCGAAGGCCGCCCGGCTGGCGGGTCTCCGGGCGGCCGCGCCGGACTTCACGATCCTCGCGGACGACGCGTACCGCGCGCACCACCTGGGCGACGCGGATGAGACAGTGAACTTCGTGGCCCTCGCGCGCGACGCGGGCTTCCCCGACCGGGCCTTCGTGTTCGCGAGCACCAGCAAGATCACCTTCGCGGGCGCGGGCCTGGGCTTCGTGGCCAGCAGCGAGGACAACATCAAGTGGATGTCGAAGTACCTCAACGCGCAGAGCATCGGCCCGAACAAGGTCGAGCAGGCGCGGCACGTGAAATTCCTGGAATCCTACCCTGGCGGTGTCGAGGGCCTGATGCGTGACCACGCGGCCCTGATCGCGCCGAAATTCCGGGCGGTGGACGAGGTGCTGCGCGCCGAACTGGGCCAGGGCGGCGAGTACGCGACCTGGACGAATCCGCGCGGCGGGTACTTCAGTTCGCTGGACACCGCGTACCCGGTCGCGGCGCGCGTCGTGCAGCTCGCCGAGGAGGCGGGCGTGAGTCTGACGCCGGCCGGCGCCACCTACCCCAGCGGCAGGGATCCGCACAACCGCAACATCCGCCTGGCCCCCACCCGCCCGCCACTGAGCGAGGTGCACACCGCCATGCAGGCGGTGGCCGCCTGCATCCGTCTGGCGACCGAGGAGTATCTGGCCGCGCAGACCGGATCGAACGAGGCGGCCCTCCGCATCTGA
- a CDS encoding MarR family winged helix-turn-helix transcriptional regulator, whose protein sequence is MPNRYAGTDEERVALDAYVKLWRAAHSVEVAANRHLTEHNLTVSQFAVLEALYHLGPLSQRQLADKILRSSGNLTMVIDNLERDGLVSRERVPTDRRVMSVTLTSRGQLLIARVLPEHVATIRDIFRLLPPDEVADLAALTRTLGLAVTQQLDDDPLREKLRERPILLSKA, encoded by the coding sequence ATGCCAAACCGTTATGCCGGCACAGACGAGGAGCGCGTGGCGCTGGACGCCTACGTCAAACTCTGGCGCGCCGCGCACTCGGTCGAGGTTGCCGCCAACCGCCACCTGACCGAACACAACCTGACGGTCAGCCAGTTCGCGGTGTTGGAGGCGCTGTACCACCTGGGCCCGCTCAGCCAGCGGCAACTGGCCGACAAGATCCTGCGATCCAGCGGGAACCTGACCATGGTGATCGATAACCTCGAACGCGACGGCCTGGTCAGCCGGGAGCGCGTGCCCACGGACCGCCGGGTCATGAGCGTCACCCTGACGTCCAGGGGGCAGCTGCTGATCGCGCGGGTGCTGCCGGAACACGTGGCCACCATCCGCGACATCTTCCGGCTGCTGCCGCCCGACGAGGTTGCCGACCTGGCTGCCCTGACGCGCACCCTGGGCCTCGCTGTCACGCAGCAGCTGGACGACGATCCGCTCCGCGAAAAGCTTCGCGAGCGCCCGATCCTGCTGTCCAAGGCCTGA
- a CDS encoding DUF2259 domain-containing protein — protein MRRLLALLLASGTVALANERLPVDHVRFAATGGRVLVLTSGVKDGSGLGTASLSVLSTTSGVTLYRRSRLADLPPNTLRGWVLATPPTPARLTAWGLQPGRVHTARFNRTYPTPFPQWSDAVTSGQSQQTPVPLWTQPVPVELDVYALPSTCPYPDMLGGAVPAGFRLSVNGQVVFQDAALPADRRCAAGYTLERVDVQGNRALLTVRAYVPGFEGPDAEPVFVAVTLN, from the coding sequence ATGCGCCGACTGCTTGCCCTGCTGCTCGCGTCCGGAACCGTGGCCCTCGCAAACGAGCGTCTGCCTGTCGACCATGTGCGCTTCGCCGCCACAGGCGGCCGTGTCCTCGTGCTCACGTCCGGCGTGAAGGACGGTTCCGGCCTGGGCACAGCGAGCCTGTCTGTGCTCAGCACGACCAGTGGGGTGACCCTCTACCGCCGGTCACGCCTGGCCGACCTGCCCCCCAACACCCTGCGGGGATGGGTGCTGGCCACTCCCCCCACCCCGGCCCGCCTGACCGCCTGGGGCCTGCAGCCAGGCCGCGTCCACACGGCGCGCTTCAACCGCACGTATCCCACGCCCTTCCCGCAGTGGTCGGACGCCGTGACGTCCGGGCAGAGCCAGCAGACGCCCGTGCCCCTGTGGACGCAGCCGGTACCCGTGGAGCTGGACGTGTACGCCCTGCCGTCCACCTGCCCGTACCCGGACATGCTCGGCGGAGCGGTGCCCGCCGGCTTCCGCCTGAGCGTGAACGGTCAGGTCGTGTTCCAGGACGCCGCGTTGCCCGCCGACCGGCGCTGCGCCGCTGGATACACCCTGGAGCGCGTTGACGTGCAGGGTAACCGCGCCCTGCTGACGGTCCGGGCCTACGTGCCGGGCTTCGAGGGCCCCGATGCCGAGCCGGTCTTTGTTGCCGTCACGTTGAACTGA
- a CDS encoding FKBP-type peptidyl-prolyl cis-trans isomerase, with amino-acid sequence MSEALKVEKYHEGTGAPAQAGKTVRVHYTGTLENGQKFDSSRDRGQPIEFPLGVGYVIKGWDEGIAQLRVGDKAKLTVPSHLGYGAAGVPGVIPGGATLIFDVELVDVG; translated from the coding sequence ATGAGCGAGGCGTTGAAGGTCGAGAAATACCACGAGGGCACCGGCGCACCGGCGCAGGCGGGCAAGACGGTTCGGGTTCATTACACCGGTACCCTGGAGAACGGCCAGAAATTTGATTCCAGCCGGGATCGCGGGCAGCCCATCGAGTTCCCACTGGGCGTCGGATATGTCATCAAGGGCTGGGATGAAGGCATCGCGCAGCTGCGCGTGGGCGACAAGGCGAAACTCACGGTGCCCTCGCACCTGGGGTACGGCGCGGCGGGTGTGCCGGGAGTGATTCCCGGCGGCGCGACCCTGATCTTCGATGTGGAACTCGTGGACGTCGGCTGA